TCCATGGAGAGGGCCTGCCCCAGCTTCATGGCCGCGCCCTTGAGCTCCCCCAGGGTGGAGACGAGCTTCTCCGCGGCGTTCTTGCTGAGCAGCTCCGGCGTGCCACCCGCCAGGCGCTTCGCGCTGCTCTTGAGCACGTCGGTGCCCACCTGCATGGAGAGGCCCGCCAGCTTGCGCAGCCGGGTGAAGCGCCCTTGAGGTGGAAGCGAGTCGTCGGAGTCGGAGGCCATGGGTACAGGGGGGATTAACGAGGAGCCCACCCCGGGACGCAAGGTACGTGGGTCCACCCCTGTCGCCCGGCCGCCCGCCTACCGGGGCGTGGGGGTGTTGCGCAGCCGGGCCCGGAGCATGCGCCAGCGCTTGAGCCCTTCCAAGTCCAACGGGTCCATGCGCACGGCCTGCTCATAGGCGGCGAGCGCCTCCTGCAGCCGGCCCACCGAGGACAGCGCGTCACCGGACAGCCGCTGCACCGCGGCGCGGCCGTCGCGGCCCGGGAACTCCGAGAGGAAGCGGCGGCGGCAGTGCTCCAGCGCGGTGGCGGTGAGGCCCGCGGCGAGGCAGCGCTCCACGCCCTCCACGTTGCCCAGGCGCGCGTCGTACTCCGCCCGGCGCTCCACGTGCCCCAGCACATGCAGCGCCGCGGCCACCCGCTCCCCCACCCGCTCGAACTGGGCGCGCTGGCCCAAGGACAGGTTGCGCGCCTTGAGGGACTCGAGCGCCATGCGGGCACGCTGGGCGCCCACGCGCAGCGTCTCCGGCGTGGCGTCCCGGGGGACCTCCAGCACGGCGTAGTGGTCTCCGGACAGCCGGTTGCGGAAGCCCTGGAGCACCCGCTCCGCCTCGGCGTCCTCGCGCATGGGGGACGGCGGCGGCGTGGGCGGCTCCAGGCGCACGCCGGACTTCAGCCGGGCGAGCGCCTCCTGGAAGGCGGGGGACGTGTCGCGAAGCTGCACGCCGAAGCCCGGCGACATGCGCCAGGCCTTGGCCTGCTCCTCCGTCACGTGGCGCACCACCTGGCCGGTGCAGGCGAGCTCTCCGCCGGGCAGCCGCAACAGGAGCCCCACGTCGGAGAGCAGCGGCGGCGGCGCGGCGGGCGAGTGCAGGAAGAGGCCGGCGCGGCCCACCCACTCGCAGGACAGCTCGTGCGAGTGCGGCGTGCCCGCCATGCGCACCCGGGCGGTGAAGCCGGACGCGGCGGGCTCCGACTCGGGCACCAGCGCGGTGGCGAGCGCGGCGCGCAGGTCCGAGGCCTGGGCGAAGCGGTCCGCGGGGCGCTTGGCCAGGGCGCGCAGGAGCACGCGCGACAGCGTCCTGGGCACGTCCGGGCGCACCTCGTGCGGCGGCACCGGCGGCTTCTGCAGGTGGCCGATGAGCACCTCCGCCGCGGTGCGGCCCGCGAAGGGCACGCGCCCGGTGAGCAGGAAGTAGCCCAGCACGCCCACCGCGTAGAGGTCCGTGCGCGCGTCCACCACGTCATCGCCGCACTGCTCGGGGGCCATGAACTCCGGCGTCCCCAACAGCACGCCCACCTCCGTGGTGTGCACGCCCGCCGGACGCGACA
This genomic interval from Myxococcus guangdongensis contains the following:
- a CDS encoding protein kinase domain-containing protein encodes the protein MRPHRNTPVEGNTMLYAGTPPPPVRVETLTPVPTPVPGSLVGQQLGHFRLLKELGRGGMGTVMLAEHALIQKRVAIKVLHSHLAQDPDLVARFLSEARTLTVVQHENVVALYDLDTRDGRPYLVMEYLEGQSLAAFAKEPLPPALVVDLLSQVCDALGAAHAHGIVHRDLKPANVFLVPGPQGRHRVKLLDFGIAKLLSRPAGVHTTEVGVLLGTPEFMAPEQCGDDVVDARTDLYAVGVLGYFLLTGRVPFAGRTAAEVLIGHLQKPPVPPHEVRPDVPRTLSRVLLRALAKRPADRFAQASDLRAALATALVPESEPAASGFTARVRMAGTPHSHELSCEWVGRAGLFLHSPAAPPPLLSDVGLLLRLPGGELACTGQVVRHVTEEQAKAWRMSPGFGVQLRDTSPAFQEALARLKSGVRLEPPTPPPSPMREDAEAERVLQGFRNRLSGDHYAVLEVPRDATPETLRVGAQRARMALESLKARNLSLGQRAQFERVGERVAAALHVLGHVERRAEYDARLGNVEGVERCLAAGLTATALEHCRRRFLSEFPGRDGRAAVQRLSGDALSSVGRLQEALAAYEQAVRMDPLDLEGLKRWRMLRARLRNTPTPR